From a single Alkalihalophilus pseudofirmus genomic region:
- a CDS encoding NCS2 family permease — MDRFFKFKESGTTYRRETVAGVTTFLAMAYILFVNPLILADTGMDMGAVFTATALAAALGTLIMGVVANYPIALAPGMGLNAFFAYSVVLGMGIDWQVALFGVFMSGIIFIFITVLRIRELIINAIPAELKYAAAAGIGLFIAFIGLKNAGIVVPYEATAVTLGDMMAGPTLLAVFGLVITVIFMVRGYKGGIFYGMIITSLAGIATGIIGMPEQIVGSVPSLAPTFGQAFAIDWSSVFTIQLLVVILTFLFVDFFDTAGTLYAVANQAGFVKDNKLPRASKALLADSSATSIGAILGTSTTTAYIESSSGVAAGGRTGFTSVVTAGLFLIALFFSPLLAVVTEQVTAPALIIVGVLMASSLGLIDWKKFEIAVPAFLTVVTMPLTYSIATGIALGFIMYPITMLFKGRGKEVHPIMYGLFFVFIAYFMFLTE, encoded by the coding sequence ATGGATCGTTTTTTTAAGTTCAAAGAAAGTGGAACAACTTACAGACGAGAAACAGTGGCCGGGGTTACGACATTCCTCGCTATGGCTTACATCTTATTTGTAAATCCGCTTATCTTAGCTGATACAGGAATGGATATGGGAGCTGTCTTTACTGCTACTGCACTGGCTGCGGCTCTTGGTACATTAATAATGGGTGTTGTGGCCAACTACCCGATTGCCTTGGCTCCGGGGATGGGGCTTAATGCTTTCTTCGCTTATTCCGTAGTTCTTGGAATGGGGATTGACTGGCAAGTTGCGTTATTCGGTGTTTTCATGTCTGGTATCATTTTTATTTTTATTACGGTTCTTCGTATTCGTGAGTTAATCATTAACGCGATCCCAGCAGAACTAAAATATGCAGCAGCTGCTGGTATCGGATTATTTATTGCTTTTATCGGCCTTAAAAATGCTGGAATTGTTGTTCCTTATGAAGCAACAGCGGTAACGCTTGGTGATATGATGGCAGGTCCTACATTGCTTGCTGTATTCGGTCTTGTTATCACGGTGATCTTTATGGTTAGAGGATATAAGGGCGGCATTTTTTATGGAATGATTATTACATCGTTAGCTGGTATTGCAACTGGAATTATTGGAATGCCAGAACAAATTGTTGGGTCAGTTCCTAGCTTAGCGCCAACATTCGGCCAAGCATTTGCAATTGACTGGTCATCGGTTTTCACAATTCAACTTCTTGTTGTTATTTTAACATTCTTATTTGTAGATTTCTTTGATACAGCAGGTACATTATATGCTGTAGCGAACCAAGCTGGTTTTGTAAAAGATAATAAACTGCCTCGTGCAAGTAAGGCGTTATTAGCAGATTCAAGTGCAACATCTATTGGAGCAATCCTTGGTACGTCAACAACTACAGCTTATATTGAATCTTCTTCAGGTGTTGCAGCAGGAGGACGTACAGGATTTACATCAGTTGTCACTGCGGGCTTATTCTTAATCGCATTGTTCTTCTCGCCGTTACTAGCGGTGGTAACAGAACAAGTAACAGCGCCTGCATTAATCATTGTCGGTGTGCTGATGGCTTCCTCATTAGGCTTAATTGATTGGAAGAAGTTTGAGATTGCTGTACCAGCATTCTTAACGGTCGTGACCATGCCTTTAACATACAGTATTGCAACAGGGATTGCGTTAGGCTTTATCATGTATCCAATTACGATGCTGTTTAAAGGGCGCGGCAAAGAAGTGCACCCGATCATGTACGGACTATTCTTTGTCTTCATTGCTTATTTCATGTTCCTAACAGAATAG